In Gammaproteobacteria bacterium, a genomic segment contains:
- a CDS encoding PIN domain nuclease — protein MILVDSSVWVDYFRGVACAETDRLDGALGNEPVLIGDLILTEVLQGFTHERDFRRARRLLGELQVVEIVGQAIAIEAARNFRRLRARGVTVRKTIGTLIATRCIAERYPLLYRDRDFDPFVEHLGLRAAV, from the coding sequence GTGATCCTGGTCGATTCCAGTGTCTGGGTCGACTATTTCCGCGGTGTCGCCTGCGCCGAAACCGATCGGCTCGATGGGGCATTGGGGAACGAGCCGGTATTGATCGGTGACCTGATCCTGACCGAGGTGTTGCAGGGCTTCACGCATGAGCGGGACTTCCGCCGTGCGCGGCGTCTGCTCGGGGAGCTGCAAGTGGTGGAAATTGTCGGTCAAGCCATCGCAATCGAAGCGGCGCGAAATTTTCGCCGTCTGCGCGCCAGAGGCGTCACCGTCCGCAAGACCATCGGCACCTTGATCGCTACGCGCTGCATCGCGGAGCGCTATCCATTGCTGTATCGAGATCGTGATTTCGATCCCTTTGTCGAGCACTTGGGTCTGCGCGCCGCCGTGTAG
- a CDS encoding HIT family protein has protein sequence MCSLHSSNVLLSQDQYFPGWCLVTARRHVVDLFELNDEERFGLETDARTVAFALNNLCNPGRMNYAIFGNVVPHLHWNIIPRYRDDGLWGSPPWPHEPRSIGPAEAHKLASSIRTAIERVIEDVGASFPVKARGQE, from the coding sequence GTGTGCTCACTTCACTCATCTAATGTATTGCTAAGCCAAGATCAGTATTTTCCTGGTTGGTGTCTGGTAACTGCGCGTCGTCATGTCGTAGATCTTTTCGAACTAAACGACGAGGAAAGGTTCGGCTTGGAGACTGATGCGCGAACGGTAGCCTTTGCTTTAAATAATCTGTGCAATCCGGGCCGAATGAATTACGCGATTTTCGGGAATGTGGTTCCTCATTTACATTGGAATATTATTCCTAGATACAGGGATGACGGGTTATGGGGTTCGCCGCCGTGGCCCCATGAGCCAAGGTCCATTGGTCCGGCTGAAGCTCACAAGCTTGCGTCGTCTATTAGGACAGCTATTGAGCGTGTTATTGAGGATGTAGGCGCAAGCTTCCCCGTCAAGGCAAGAGGTCAAGAGTAG
- a CDS encoding type II toxin-antitoxin system VapB family antitoxin gives MRTNIVIDEDLMQETLRLTGIKTKREAVEKGLRTLLRLERQAQLRKFRGKLDWQGDLEAMRVDRTPTGSGDAV, from the coding sequence ATGCGCACCAATATCGTGATCGATGAAGACCTGATGCAGGAGACGCTTCGGCTCACCGGCATCAAGACCAAGCGGGAAGCGGTGGAGAAGGGCCTGCGCACGCTGTTGCGCCTGGAGCGTCAGGCCCAGTTGCGGAAATTCCGCGGCAAGCTGGACTGGCAAGGAGATTTGGAGGCCATGCGCGTCGACCGGACGCCTACGGGCTCCGGAGATGCCGTGTGA
- a CDS encoding DUF885 family protein yields MKNAFTLGVCAGLIAWASAASAARVGSPALADAVALYEQIDWPEMSEDDRVDDDQLLPDLSPAADHLREASLRQVRAKLIDIAAAGLGDKDRITLALLKWTVDENIDAAAFDESRIAFNSDGGFDLALNYRADRTRPTTIEQAEHWLAVLAAVPDYYRANLDNLRRGIETGFVLPRITVESVLPRARRAAAVPVADDPLLVPLLNLPASIPESQRAALLDRGHALISEKIGPARTGFVRFLEEEYLPASTEGLAVSALPDGEAYYRFLVRRHTTTTMTPDQIFELGQQEVSRIRERMRDVMAELGFDGTLGAFIASLRADPQFVAASRQDLLEKASEIAKRVDGLLPAHFKTLPRLSYGVRAVPADIEDGYTTGRYFSGDPDKGRAGGLMINTSHLDQRPLYELPALVLHEGAPGHHIQVALAQEQDEVPDFRRELYFTPFGEGWGLYAERLGESMGIYRDAYEQFGRLSYEMWRACRLVADTGIHWKHWSFEQARACFADNTALSPLNIDIELQRYVSWPGQALGYKIGELKLVELRARAEAVLGEDFDERAFHDAVLLNGSLPMTVLELQVEAWIAARKLEGT; encoded by the coding sequence ATGAAGAATGCGTTCACGCTGGGAGTTTGCGCCGGCCTTATCGCCTGGGCGAGCGCGGCCTCGGCGGCACGTGTCGGCAGCCCGGCGCTGGCCGACGCCGTTGCGCTCTACGAGCAGATCGACTGGCCGGAGATGAGCGAGGACGATCGGGTGGACGACGACCAGTTGTTGCCGGACCTCAGCCCCGCCGCTGATCATTTGCGCGAAGCCAGCCTGCGTCAGGTGCGCGCGAAGCTCATCGACATTGCGGCTGCCGGTCTCGGCGACAAGGATCGCATCACGCTGGCCTTGCTCAAGTGGACCGTGGACGAGAACATCGATGCCGCGGCCTTCGACGAATCCCGCATCGCCTTCAACAGCGACGGCGGCTTCGACCTTGCCCTGAACTACCGCGCAGACCGGACCCGGCCGACCACGATCGAGCAGGCCGAACACTGGCTCGCGGTGCTGGCCGCCGTGCCGGACTACTACCGCGCCAATCTCGACAATCTTCGCCGCGGCATCGAAACCGGGTTCGTGTTGCCGCGCATCACGGTCGAATCGGTGTTGCCGCGTGCACGCAGGGCGGCGGCCGTGCCGGTGGCGGACGATCCCTTGCTGGTTCCGCTGCTGAACCTGCCGGCCTCGATCCCCGAATCGCAGCGCGCAGCCCTGCTCGACCGCGGACACGCCTTGATAAGCGAAAAAATCGGCCCGGCCCGCACCGGCTTCGTCCGCTTCCTTGAGGAAGAATACCTTCCGGCCTCGACCGAGGGCCTGGCGGTGTCCGCGCTTCCGGACGGTGAGGCCTATTACCGCTTCCTGGTGCGCCGCCATACCACCACCACGATGACACCCGACCAGATATTCGAACTTGGTCAGCAGGAGGTGTCTCGGATTCGCGAGCGCATGCGGGACGTGATGGCGGAGCTCGGATTCGACGGTACGCTCGGCGCGTTCATCGCCAGCTTGCGTGCCGACCCGCAATTCGTGGCGGCCAGCCGCCAGGATCTGCTCGAAAAGGCCTCCGAAATCGCCAAGCGCGTCGATGGCCTGCTGCCGGCTCACTTCAAAACCCTGCCGCGCCTCAGCTATGGCGTGCGCGCGGTTCCGGCGGACATCGAGGATGGCTACACCACCGGCCGCTATTTCTCCGGCGATCCGGACAAGGGGCGTGCCGGCGGCCTGATGATCAACACCTCGCATCTCGATCAGCGTCCGCTCTATGAACTGCCGGCGTTGGTGTTGCATGAAGGTGCGCCCGGTCACCACATCCAGGTCGCGCTGGCGCAGGAGCAGGACGAGGTGCCGGATTTCCGCCGTGAGCTGTATTTCACGCCATTCGGCGAAGGCTGGGGCCTGTACGCGGAGCGTCTCGGTGAAAGCATGGGTATCTACCGCGATGCCTACGAGCAGTTCGGTCGGCTGTCCTACGAAATGTGGCGTGCCTGCCGTCTGGTCGCCGATACCGGCATTCACTGGAAGCACTGGAGCTTCGAGCAGGCTCGTGCCTGTTTCGCCGACAACACCGCCTTGTCGCCGCTGAACATCGATATCGAATTGCAGCGTTACGTCTCCTGGCCCGGGCAGGCGCTCGGCTACAAGATCGGCGAACTCAAACTGGTCGAACTGCGTGCCAGAGCCGAAGCGGTCCTGGGCGAGGATTTCGACGAACGCGCTTTCCATGACGCCGTGTTGCTCAATGGTTCCCTGCCGATGACGGTGCTGGAACTGCAGGTGGAGGCGTGGATCGCGGCGCGAAAGCTCGAGGGAACCTGA
- a CDS encoding antitoxin has translation MTERDREEDEILEAFEAGTLKRVAEARSLLQRHQGYAEATFRKDARINIRLSSRDLRGLQKRALAEGLPYQTLIASILHKYVEGRLRDEG, from the coding sequence ATGACTGAACGCGACCGGGAAGAAGACGAAATTCTCGAAGCCTTCGAGGCCGGGACGCTCAAGCGGGTTGCCGAGGCCCGGTCCTTGTTGCAGCGCCACCAAGGCTACGCCGAGGCGACGTTTCGAAAAGACGCACGAATCAACATTCGCCTGTCCTCGCGCGATTTGCGCGGCTTGCAGAAACGCGCACTGGCGGAGGGCCTCCCGTATCAAACCTTGATCGCGAGCATTCTCCACAAGTACGTGGAGGGCCGCTTGCGCGACGAAGGCTGA
- the mutS gene encoding DNA mismatch repair protein MutS → MNPAEHAGHTPVMQQYLSLKAQHPNELLLFRMGDFYEVFFDDAVKAARLLNITLTKRGESAGTPIPMAGVPYHAVEQYLARLLKLGESVAIAEQVGEVGAAKGPVAREVVRIVTPGTATEESLLNPNRQNLLVACCRERGAFGLAWLELSSGRFSVMQPATEGEWLAELHRLAPTELLAPEGLMLPAGFLPRARPPWHFDSASAYRLLIEQFATRDLKGYGCEDLPCAIAAAGALLQYARETQRGALPHITALRTESADDTLILDGITRRNLEIDESLSGKPQHTLVAVFDTCRTPMGSRLLRSWLARPLRTRAVLQGRQQAVAWLRSDFAYTPLREVLEPCSDAERILARVALRSARPRDIAGLASTLAALPSVHAVLDEAPVSLLRALCETMGDHSDTVAWLRSALADELPLLAKDGGVFRPGYDAELDELRNLSENADGYLSDLETRERTRTGIDNLKVGYNRVHGYYIELSRVHAERVPVDYTRRQTLKGAERYITEELKRFEDQVLSARERALAREKQLYDALLDRLLADLPALQDAASALAELDVLACFAERADALDLVAPQLTEVPGLHIVAGRHPVVERHTREPFVANDLLFDGERRLLVITGPNMGGKSTYMRQTSLIALLAHTGACVPADSVRIGPIDRIFTRIGAADDLASGQSTFMVEMSETANILHNASEQSLILMDEIGRGTSTYDGLSLAQACAEWLATRTRAFTLFATHYFELTALAQTLPGVVNVHLNAAEYHGEHGEQLVLLHRVKEGPANRSFGIQVAALAGIPKPLIARARACLEQLERRPVGGSSTPQMTLFNAAPAPVAEPPLSKALRRLDAIDPDNMSPRQALDALFELRALRNKET, encoded by the coding sequence ATGAACCCTGCCGAGCACGCCGGTCACACCCCGGTGATGCAGCAATACCTGTCGCTGAAAGCCCAGCATCCGAACGAGCTGCTGCTGTTTCGCATGGGCGACTTCTATGAAGTGTTCTTCGACGATGCGGTCAAGGCGGCACGGCTGCTCAACATCACGCTGACCAAGCGCGGCGAATCGGCCGGCACCCCCATTCCGATGGCCGGCGTGCCGTATCACGCGGTGGAGCAGTACCTCGCGCGCCTGCTCAAGCTCGGCGAATCCGTGGCGATCGCCGAACAGGTCGGCGAAGTCGGCGCCGCCAAGGGACCGGTCGCGCGCGAGGTGGTGCGCATCGTCACGCCCGGCACCGCCACCGAGGAATCACTGCTCAACCCCAACCGCCAGAACCTGCTGGTGGCCTGCTGCCGCGAGCGCGGTGCTTTCGGCCTGGCCTGGCTGGAACTGTCATCGGGCCGCTTCTCGGTGATGCAGCCCGCGACCGAAGGCGAGTGGCTGGCGGAATTGCACCGCCTGGCGCCGACCGAACTGCTGGCACCGGAAGGCTTGATGCTGCCGGCCGGCTTTCTGCCGCGCGCAAGGCCGCCCTGGCATTTCGACAGCGCCTCCGCGTATCGGCTGCTGATCGAACAGTTCGCCACGCGCGACCTCAAGGGCTACGGCTGCGAGGACCTGCCCTGCGCCATCGCGGCCGCTGGCGCATTGCTGCAGTACGCCCGCGAAACCCAGCGCGGCGCGCTGCCGCACATCACCGCGCTGCGCACCGAATCGGCCGACGACACCCTGATCCTGGACGGCATCACGCGCCGCAATCTGGAGATCGATGAATCGCTGTCGGGCAAGCCGCAGCACACCCTGGTGGCGGTCTTCGACACTTGCCGCACGCCCATGGGTAGCCGCCTGCTGCGCAGCTGGCTGGCCCGGCCCTTGCGCACGCGCGCCGTGCTTCAGGGGCGCCAGCAGGCGGTGGCCTGGCTACGCAGCGACTTCGCCTACACGCCGCTGCGCGAGGTGCTGGAGCCCTGCTCGGACGCCGAACGCATCCTCGCCCGCGTGGCCCTGCGCAGCGCCCGGCCACGCGACATCGCGGGACTCGCCTCGACCCTGGCCGCGCTGCCATCCGTGCACGCCGTACTGGACGAAGCGCCGGTCAGCCTGCTGCGCGCGCTGTGCGAAACGATGGGCGATCACAGCGACACCGTCGCCTGGCTGCGCAGCGCATTGGCGGACGAGCTGCCGCTGCTGGCCAAGGACGGCGGCGTGTTCCGCCCGGGCTACGATGCCGAACTCGACGAACTGCGCAATCTGTCCGAAAACGCCGACGGCTATCTCTCCGACCTCGAAACACGCGAACGCACACGTACCGGCATCGACAATCTCAAGGTCGGCTACAACCGCGTTCACGGTTACTACATCGAACTGTCGCGCGTGCACGCCGAGCGCGTGCCGGTGGACTACACCCGCCGCCAGACGCTCAAGGGCGCGGAGCGTTACATCACCGAGGAACTCAAACGTTTCGAGGACCAGGTGCTGTCGGCGCGCGAACGCGCGCTGGCCCGAGAGAAGCAGCTCTACGATGCATTGCTCGACCGGCTGCTGGCCGATCTGCCAGCCTTGCAGGACGCTGCATCCGCACTCGCCGAACTCGATGTGCTGGCCTGTTTCGCGGAACGCGCCGACGCGCTCGATCTGGTCGCACCGCAACTCACCGAAGTGCCCGGCCTGCACATCGTCGCCGGCCGCCATCCGGTGGTGGAACGCCATACCCGCGAGCCGTTCGTCGCCAACGATCTGCTGTTCGACGGCGAACGCCGCCTGCTGGTCATCACCGGCCCCAACATGGGCGGCAAGTCCACCTACATGCGCCAGACCTCGCTGATCGCGCTGCTGGCGCATACCGGTGCCTGCGTGCCGGCCGACTCGGTGCGGATCGGTCCGATCGATCGCATTTTCACGCGCATCGGCGCGGCCGACGATCTCGCCTCCGGGCAGTCGACCTTCATGGTCGAAATGAGCGAAACCGCCAACATCCTGCACAACGCCAGCGAGCAGTCGCTGATCCTGATGGACGAGATCGGGCGCGGCACCTCGACCTACGACGGCCTGTCGCTGGCGCAGGCCTGCGCCGAGTGGCTGGCCACGCGCACCCGCGCGTTCACGCTATTCGCCACGCATTACTTCGAGCTGACGGCGCTGGCGCAGACCCTGCCCGGCGTGGTCAACGTGCATCTGAACGCCGCCGAATACCACGGCGAGCATGGCGAACAACTGGTCCTGCTGCACCGTGTGAAGGAGGGGCCGGCGAACCGCAGCTTCGGCATCCAGGTGGCGGCACTGGCGGGCATTCCGAAACCGCTGATTGCCCGCGCCCGCGCCTGTCTGGAACAGCTGGAGCGGCGTCCGGTCGGCGGCAGCAGCACCCCGCAAATGACCCTGTTCAATGCCGCGCCGGCACCAGTCGCCGAGCCGCCCCTGTCGAAGGCGTTGCGCAGACTCGATGCCATCGACCCCGACAACATGAGCCCGCGTCAGGCGTTGGACGCCCTGTTCGAACTCAGGGCACTGCGCAACAAGGAGACCTGA
- a CDS encoding hydantoinase B/oxoprolinase family protein, with product MPETFERGWAFWIDRGGTFTDIVARGPDGVLLTHKLLSENPERYSDAATAGIRALLDLHGDAPIEVVRMGTTVATNALLERKGEPTLLAITGGHGDALRIGYQSRPDIFALNIRLPSPLYSHDIEIDERIGADGSLIRELDERAARRELQAAYDMGLRAIAIVLLHGYAFPEHERRLAAIAREIGYTQVSVSHEVSALIKFVGRGDTTVADAYLSPILRRYVDRVADELGADVRLLFMQSSGGLVDAQAFRGKDAILSGPAGGIVGMVRTAQAAGYERLIGFDMGGTSTDVSHYAGDYERTHESQIAGVRLRTPMMDIHTVAAGGGSICRFDGSRLRVGPESAGAVPGPASYRRGGPLTVTDCNLLLGRIQPQSFPAVFGPNGDQPLDLDAVRRAFAALANEIEQATVQARTPQQIAEGFITIAVENMAKAIKQISIQRGYAVGDYTLVCFGGAGGQHACRVADALGMRRMMIHPFAGVLSAYGMGLADLRLIREQTVNVPLTDADAVLADCAQALGDEAEAALRAQGVPLRTLTRVASAQLKYAGSDTVLAVSLESLTVMRETFEAQHRQRFGFMAPDKAVIVEMVSVEVIGAASAGPSFDEADALTLGPSPGGRGKTSDGIKPRTVKAHFGGEDLDTPVHDRAVLPVGAAIDGPAIIREHTATTVVEPGWRAEVDRQFNLILRRVVPLPTRVAIGTEVDPVMLEVFNKQFMAVAEQMGVALQSTAYSVNIKERLDFSCALFDRAGALIANAPHIPVHLGSMGDSVRAIIEGRRRDGRGFAAGDAYMLNAPYNGGTHLPDVTVVAPVFDEAGELLVFVAARGHHADIGGLTPGSMPPNSRIVEDEGVLIDDFLLVEAGQLREHAVRALLASGAYPARRPEQNLADLQAQLAACTRGAEGIGKMVSTYGRAVVEAYMGHVQANAEESVRRVIAKLADGDCTVDMDDGARIRVSIRVDRAARRARVDFSGTSEQQRSNFNAPLSIARAATLYVFRTLVNDDIPLNEGCLKAIDLVVPEGCMLNPRYPAAVVAGNVETSQAVTDALYGALGVLAGSQGTMNNFTFGDGERQYYETICGGAGAGRDFDGASAVQTHMTNSRLTDTEVLETRFPVRVERFAIRQGSGGDGAHRGGDGVIRQIRFLRPLTAAILSNRRCVAPMGLHGGEDGACGINRCLRADGREEVLSATAVVQLQAGDAIVIETPGGGGSGLSNRKNKETHEKILPEDNSIQSVSYAQCYRDWRSNCDSQAESILSLINRYFGPANEAIVLDVGSGPGRLAIPIAEVVRKLICLEPNDLAVEVLLGRLKESKKKVEVIKKRIQEIDVGEIGQHDVAILSHVLHWFPLPISLQKIKASINKNGLLILSYFSRNDLEGMEFYRLSGEEVLKIQQSITPSYERIRSDLEEGGFEIIHYGSVRTSVCYSGGRFEGIVQSFGTLAWKSMSEIFPSDVVAKVQEAALHRLVRAGEVVDSERRTMVVARVRSP from the coding sequence ATGCCCGAGACCTTCGAGCGCGGTTGGGCCTTCTGGATCGACCGCGGCGGGACCTTCACGGACATCGTCGCGCGCGGTCCGGATGGCGTGCTGCTGACGCACAAACTGCTGTCCGAAAACCCGGAGCGCTATTCTGATGCCGCCACGGCCGGCATTCGTGCGCTGCTGGATTTGCATGGCGATGCGCCGATCGAAGTCGTGCGCATGGGTACCACCGTGGCGACCAATGCCCTGCTGGAGCGCAAGGGCGAGCCGACGCTGCTGGCGATCACCGGCGGACATGGCGACGCCCTGCGGATCGGCTACCAGAGTCGGCCGGACATCTTCGCGCTGAATATCCGCCTGCCGAGCCCGCTGTATTCACACGATATCGAAATCGACGAACGGATCGGCGCCGACGGTAGCCTGATCCGCGAACTGGACGAGCGTGCCGCGCGTCGCGAACTGCAGGCGGCGTACGACATGGGTTTGCGCGCAATTGCCATCGTGCTGCTGCATGGCTATGCATTCCCCGAACACGAGCGGCGGCTGGCGGCGATCGCACGGGAGATCGGCTACACCCAGGTGTCGGTCAGTCACGAAGTCAGCGCGCTGATCAAGTTTGTGGGGCGTGGCGATACCACGGTGGCCGATGCCTATCTGTCACCGATCCTGCGTCGCTATGTGGACCGCGTGGCCGATGAGCTGGGCGCCGATGTCCGTCTGTTGTTCATGCAATCCAGCGGCGGGCTCGTCGACGCGCAAGCCTTTCGTGGCAAGGATGCGATTCTGTCCGGGCCGGCCGGCGGTATCGTCGGCATGGTGCGCACGGCGCAGGCTGCAGGCTATGAGCGGCTCATCGGTTTCGACATGGGCGGCACGTCCACCGATGTATCGCACTACGCCGGTGACTACGAGCGTACCCACGAATCGCAGATCGCCGGTGTACGTCTGCGCACCCCGATGATGGATATTCACACCGTCGCCGCCGGCGGCGGGTCGATCTGCCGCTTCGATGGATCAAGACTGCGCGTGGGGCCCGAGTCCGCCGGCGCGGTGCCGGGGCCGGCCTCGTATCGCCGCGGCGGCCCGCTGACCGTGACCGACTGCAATCTGCTGCTCGGCCGAATCCAGCCGCAATCCTTTCCCGCGGTGTTTGGCCCGAACGGCGATCAACCCTTGGACCTCGACGCGGTGCGCCGCGCATTCGCGGCCCTGGCCAACGAGATCGAACAGGCCACCGTTCAGGCGCGCACGCCGCAGCAGATTGCCGAAGGCTTCATCACCATCGCCGTGGAGAACATGGCCAAGGCGATCAAGCAGATTTCGATCCAGCGCGGCTACGCCGTGGGCGACTACACCCTGGTCTGTTTCGGCGGTGCCGGCGGCCAGCATGCCTGTCGCGTGGCCGACGCCCTGGGCATGCGCCGCATGATGATCCATCCGTTTGCCGGTGTTCTGTCGGCCTACGGCATGGGCCTGGCCGATCTGCGTCTGATCCGCGAACAGACCGTGAATGTGCCGCTGACCGATGCGGATGCCGTGCTCGCCGATTGCGCACAGGCGCTGGGCGATGAAGCCGAGGCGGCGCTGCGTGCGCAGGGCGTGCCACTGCGCACACTCACGCGTGTGGCGAGCGCGCAGCTCAAGTACGCCGGTTCGGATACCGTGCTGGCGGTGTCGCTGGAGTCGCTGACAGTGATGCGCGAGACCTTCGAAGCACAGCACCGACAGCGCTTCGGATTCATGGCGCCCGACAAGGCGGTGATCGTGGAGATGGTGTCGGTGGAGGTGATCGGTGCCGCTTCTGCAGGGCCAAGCTTCGATGAGGCGGACGCCCTCACCCTCGGTCCCTCTCCCGGAGGGAGAGGGAAGACCAGCGACGGCATAAAACCCCGTACGGTCAAGGCGCACTTCGGCGGCGAAGATTTGGACACACCCGTTCATGATCGCGCTGTACTCCCTGTCGGCGCCGCCATCGACGGCCCCGCGATCATCCGCGAGCACACCGCAACCACGGTGGTCGAGCCCGGCTGGCGTGCCGAGGTCGATCGCCAGTTCAATCTCATCCTGCGCCGTGTCGTGCCCTTGCCGACGCGTGTCGCGATCGGCACCGAGGTCGATCCGGTGATGCTGGAGGTGTTCAACAAGCAGTTCATGGCGGTGGCCGAGCAGATGGGTGTGGCGCTGCAGAGCACCGCCTATTCGGTGAACATCAAGGAACGGTTGGACTTTTCCTGTGCGCTGTTCGATCGCGCTGGCGCGCTGATCGCCAATGCGCCGCATATCCCGGTGCACCTGGGTTCGATGGGCGACAGCGTGCGCGCCATCATCGAAGGCCGGCGCCGCGACGGACGCGGCTTCGCCGCCGGCGATGCCTACATGCTCAATGCGCCGTACAACGGCGGCACCCACCTGCCGGACGTGACGGTAGTCGCCCCGGTGTTCGACGAGGCCGGTGAGCTGCTAGTGTTCGTCGCGGCACGCGGTCACCACGCGGATATCGGCGGACTCACGCCGGGCTCGATGCCACCGAACAGCCGCATCGTCGAAGACGAGGGCGTGCTGATCGACGATTTCCTGCTGGTCGAAGCGGGGCAACTGCGAGAACACGCGGTGCGTGCATTGCTGGCCTCCGGCGCGTATCCGGCGCGTCGTCCCGAGCAGAACCTGGCTGACCTGCAGGCCCAGCTCGCGGCCTGCACGCGCGGGGCCGAGGGCATCGGGAAAATGGTTTCGACCTATGGCCGCGCCGTCGTCGAAGCCTATATGGGCCACGTGCAGGCCAATGCCGAGGAATCCGTGCGTCGTGTCATCGCGAAACTGGCAGATGGCGATTGCACGGTAGACATGGACGACGGCGCACGTATCCGGGTCTCGATTCGCGTCGATCGCGCGGCGCGCCGTGCGCGCGTCGACTTTTCGGGCACCAGCGAGCAGCAGCGCAGCAACTTCAATGCGCCGCTGTCGATTGCCCGCGCCGCGACCCTGTACGTGTTCAGAACCCTGGTGAACGATGACATCCCGCTCAATGAAGGCTGCCTCAAGGCGATCGATCTGGTCGTGCCCGAGGGCTGCATGCTCAATCCGCGCTATCCGGCGGCGGTGGTCGCCGGCAACGTCGAGACCAGTCAGGCCGTCACCGATGCGCTTTATGGCGCGCTCGGCGTACTCGCCGGATCGCAGGGCACGATGAACAACTTCACCTTCGGCGACGGTGAGCGGCAGTACTACGAAACCATTTGCGGCGGCGCCGGCGCCGGCCGCGACTTCGACGGTGCCTCGGCGGTACAGACGCACATGACCAACAGCCGGCTGACCGATACCGAGGTATTGGAAACGCGCTTCCCGGTGCGGGTGGAACGCTTCGCGATCCGGCAAGGCTCCGGTGGCGATGGCGCGCATCGCGGCGGCGATGGCGTGATCCGTCAGATTCGCTTCCTGCGGCCGCTGACCGCAGCGATTCTGTCGAACCGCCGCTGCGTGGCGCCGATGGGCCTGCATGGCGGTGAGGACGGCGCCTGCGGAATCAATCGCTGCCTGCGCGCGGATGGACGCGAGGAGGTGCTGTCGGCCACGGCCGTCGTCCAGCTGCAGGCCGGCGACGCCATCGTGATCGAGACGCCCGGCGGTGGGGGGAGTGGGTTGAGTAATAGAAAGAACAAAGAAACACACGAAAAGATACTGCCGGAAGATAACTCAATCCAATCAGTCTCTTATGCGCAATGTTACCGGGACTGGCGATCTAACTGTGATAGCCAAGCTGAGTCTATACTTTCATTGATAAATCGCTATTTCGGTCCCGCGAATGAAGCGATTGTGCTGGACGTGGGAAGCGGTCCTGGACGATTGGCGATTCCCATAGCCGAAGTTGTTCGGAAACTCATATGTCTAGAGCCCAATGACCTAGCCGTTGAGGTTCTATTGGGAAGACTTAAAGAGTCGAAGAAAAAAGTAGAGGTAATTAAAAAAAGAATTCAAGAAATTGACGTTGGGGAAATAGGGCAGCATGATGTGGCTATACTTTCGCATGTTCTGCATTGGTTTCCATTGCCTATTTCTCTTCAGAAAATCAAAGCTTCTATAAATAAAAATGGCTTACTTATATTGTCGTATTTCAGTAGAAATGATCTTGAGGGAATGGAATTCTACCGCCTTTCTGGCGAAGAGGTATTGAAAATACAGCAATCGATTACGCCGTCTTATGAGCGAATTCGTTCGGATTTAGAGGAGGGCGGATTTGAGATTATTCACTATGGTAGTGTTAGAACGTCTGTATGCTACTCGGGAGGACGTTTTGAAGGCATAGTGCAAAGCTTCGGTACGCTTGCATGGAAGAGCATGTCAGAGATTTTTCCCAGCGATGTGGTTGCTAAGGTTCAGGAAGCTGCACTTCACCGGCTCGTGAGGGCCGGTGAAGTCGTTGACTCCGAAAGAAGGACGATGGTGGTAGCAAGGGTTCGATCGCCATGA
- a CDS encoding toxin — protein MKLFAWAPEKNAHLKRERGIRFEAVLFHLEAGDVLDIFEHPNQDRYPGQRIYAIEIEAYVYLVPFVESETEVFLKAIIPSPKATQRYKR, from the coding sequence GTGAAACTGTTCGCTTGGGCTCCGGAAAAGAATGCACATCTGAAACGGGAGCGTGGTATCCGTTTCGAGGCGGTGCTGTTTCATCTGGAAGCCGGTGATGTGCTGGACATCTTCGAGCACCCCAATCAAGACCGGTATCCGGGGCAGAGGATTTACGCGATCGAGATCGAGGCATATGTCTATCTGGTGCCATTCGTGGAGTCCGAGACCGAAGTTTTTCTCAAGGCGATCATCCCAAGCCCAAAGGCCACCCAAAGATACAAAAGGTGA